The following coding sequences are from one uncultured Methanobacterium sp. window:
- a CDS encoding PD-(D/E)XK nuclease family protein — protein sequence MTLSIHSKPYIIPEYSLTGDLLSYLTCPLQYRYQNKATLPPSMPVQLWFGNFIHGVMEEAYLRWDEHDWKEFPWDWETQIRQVELEINKRMRSRGLNPPPNLFCTFEGESDNPGLCPDNNHPP from the coding sequence ATGACGTTATCCATACACTCAAAACCCTACATAATCCCAGAATACAGCCTCACCGGCGACTTATTATCCTACTTAACATGTCCTTTACAGTACCGCTACCAGAACAAGGCCACTCTACCCCCATCCATGCCGGTTCAGTTGTGGTTTGGTAACTTCATCCATGGGGTTATGGAAGAGGCGTATCTACGCTGGGATGAACACGACTGGAAGGAATTCCCCTGGGACTGGGAAACACAGATAAGGCAGGTAGAACTGGAAATAAACAAGAGAATGAGATCCAGGGGACTAAACCCCCCACCCAACCTGTTCTGCACCTTTGAAGGTGAAAGTGACAACCCTGGACTTTGCCCTGACAACAACCACCCCCCATAA